A genomic stretch from Eubacterium sulci ATCC 35585 includes:
- a CDS encoding guanine permease produces MEKLFKLKEHGTDPRTEVIAGFTTFLSMVYILAVNPNILSAAGMDRAGIFTATAVSAAFATLCMAFFANYPVALASGMGLNAYFAYSVCIPMAEAGIKNPWTIALAAVLIEGIAFILLSLTNFREKLVNDIPESLKYGITAGIGLFITIIGLKGAGITVSNSETLVELGAVNTPQFILALVGLLMIAVMHHFKIKGDILIGILGTWILGMIAQAAGWYVVNPEAGAFSLYPSFEGSSFIPKAPELFAFDFAWIGQHIVSFATIVFSFLFVDIFDTVGTLIGVASKGDLLDENGKLPNAKGALLADAVGTVAGACLGTSTVTSYVESSAGVAVGGRTGMTALTAAVLFIIALFFSPIFLAIPGFATTPALVWVGLLMMSTVKKMSFDGDIADVLGGFLAIVMMPFTYSIANGIMFGMLAWVILKVLTGNAKKVPLVMWVSAVLFAFRFYTLAHGLTF; encoded by the coding sequence ATGGAAAAGCTTTTCAAATTGAAGGAACACGGCACTGATCCACGTACTGAGGTCATCGCCGGCTTTACCACCTTCCTGTCAATGGTTTACATCTTGGCAGTTAACCCTAACATTCTTTCAGCGGCTGGAATGGACCGCGCAGGAATCTTTACTGCTACAGCAGTTTCTGCCGCATTCGCAACACTATGCATGGCATTCTTTGCTAACTATCCAGTTGCACTTGCTTCAGGAATGGGTCTAAACGCATACTTCGCTTATTCGGTTTGTATTCCGATGGCTGAAGCAGGAATTAAAAACCCATGGACAATTGCTCTAGCGGCAGTATTAATTGAAGGTATTGCATTTATCCTTCTGTCTCTGACAAACTTCAGAGAAAAGCTCGTTAACGATATCCCAGAAAGCCTCAAGTACGGAATTACAGCAGGTATAGGTCTATTTATCACAATCATCGGCCTAAAGGGTGCTGGAATCACAGTTTCAAACTCTGAAACACTCGTTGAACTTGGTGCAGTAAACACACCTCAGTTCATTCTAGCACTTGTTGGACTTCTAATGATCGCAGTAATGCACCACTTCAAGATTAAGGGTGACATTCTTATCGGTATTCTTGGAACATGGATTCTAGGCATGATTGCACAGGCTGCAGGCTGGTATGTTGTAAATCCAGAAGCAGGTGCATTCTCACTATATCCAAGCTTTGAGGGAAGCAGCTTCATCCCTAAGGCACCTGAGCTATTCGCATTTGACTTCGCATGGATTGGCCAGCACATAGTAAGCTTTGCTACAATCGTATTCTCATTCCTATTTGTTGATATTTTTGATACAGTAGGAACACTTATCGGTGTTGCATCAAAGGGTGATCTCCTAGATGAGAATGGCAAGCTTCCAAACGCTAAGGGCGCACTTCTTGCAGACGCTGTTGGTACAGTTGCAGGTGCATGCCTAGGTACATCAACAGTAACAAGCTATGTTGAGTCATCAGCAGGTGTTGCAGTAGGTGGACGTACAGGTATGACAGCTCTTACAGCTGCAGTACTCTTCATCATAGCTCTATTCTTCTCACCAATCTTCCTAGCAATTCCAGGATTTGCAACAACTCCTGCTCTTGTATGGGTTGGACTTTTGATGATGAGCACAGTTAAGAAGATGTCATTTGACGGAGACATCGCAGACGTACTCGGTGGTTTCCTTGCAATAGTCATGATGCCATTCACATACTCAATCGCTAACGGAATCATGTTCGGAATGCTAGCATGGGTAATCCTAAAGGTTCTAACAGGAAACGCTAAGAAGGTTCCATTAGTTATGTGGGTATCAGCGGTGCTATTCGCATTCAGATTCTACACACTTGCACATGGACTTACATTCTAG
- a CDS encoding permease translates to MNKRIISNILLLVTALIWGSSFVAQKAGTALEPFTYNGIRTLVGGISLVPVILILSRVGKSKADEAAPKDKKPLILGGIVCGTFLAIASNLQQFGMYFDADAGKAGFITALYIMIVPILGMFLGKRVRPLVWFCVLLGACGFYLLTIAGKGVGLTIEKGDLFVLLCAVLFSCHILAIDHFSPKCDGVKLSCLQFFVAGGLSFIMMLIFESPDINQILDCWFPIIYAGVFSCGIAYTLQVVAQKNAEPTAASLILSLESVFAVISGAILLGERMTGYEILGCIVIFIAVILAQLPEKDNTNI, encoded by the coding sequence ATGAACAAACGAATCATCAGCAATATTCTATTGCTAGTCACAGCACTGATCTGGGGTTCGTCCTTCGTTGCCCAGAAGGCGGGTACGGCGCTGGAGCCGTTTACATATAACGGTATCCGTACACTAGTTGGTGGAATTTCTCTAGTCCCAGTTATATTGATTCTATCAAGGGTCGGCAAAAGCAAGGCAGACGAAGCTGCGCCTAAAGACAAGAAACCACTAATACTTGGTGGTATAGTCTGTGGTACATTTTTGGCGATTGCCTCAAATCTTCAGCAGTTTGGCATGTACTTTGATGCCGATGCTGGTAAGGCCGGCTTTATAACCGCGCTATATATAATGATAGTTCCAATTTTAGGAATGTTTCTCGGCAAGAGAGTACGTCCTCTAGTGTGGTTCTGCGTGCTTCTTGGAGCATGTGGATTCTACCTTTTGACCATCGCAGGCAAGGGCGTTGGACTCACAATAGAAAAGGGAGATCTCTTCGTTTTGCTCTGTGCGGTACTGTTCTCATGCCATATTCTTGCAATCGATCACTTCTCACCTAAGTGTGATGGTGTCAAGCTATCCTGCTTGCAGTTCTTTGTTGCAGGAGGACTTAGCTTCATCATGATGCTAATATTTGAATCACCTGATATAAACCAGATTCTCGACTGCTGGTTCCCTATCATCTATGCTGGTGTATTCTCCTGTGGTATCGCCTATACGCTTCAGGTTGTTGCCCAAAAGAATGCAGAGCCTACAGCGGCTTCTTTAATTCTCAGCCTTGAGTCTGTGTTTGCAGTTATCTCTGGTGCAATTCTTCTTGGCGAGAGAATGACAGGCTATGAAATTCTCGGATGCATAGTGATATTTATTGCCGTTATCCTAGCTCAACTTCCGGAGAAAGATAATACGAACATTTAG
- a CDS encoding transporter, translating to MESHSITSSVVQILVLLLCSAFFSATETAFTSLNRIRIKNKADAGNPRAKRVLALEQNYDNLLSTILVGNNLVNIASTAVATVLFINLYGQYGATISTIVTTVIVLTFGEITPKSLAKEHPETFASFAAPIINLLRIILTPINWIFAQWKKLLSVIFKTEVVPSITEDELVTIVDEAFVTGGIDKEQNEMIQNAISFRELEAQDILTPRVNIEAVEVETPEEEVDEIFRKTGFSRLPVYEDELDRIIGVLNQKDFHNYVYKRGASIANLVKPVIYVAGSMKAIDLLRKLQENKCRMAIIVDEYGGTEGIVTSEDIIEELVGEIYDESDTVAMREITLQQNGSYRVLGSANFEKMMDYFGEEAEIDATTVNGWAAIQLDKLPRRGDRFEYVVGKKKFKAIVTKADDRKALELTIRVEKLDEGAGEGEKK from the coding sequence ATGGAAAGTCACAGTATAACGTCGTCAGTCGTACAAATTTTAGTATTACTGCTCTGCTCCGCTTTCTTTTCAGCGACGGAAACGGCGTTTACTTCACTCAACAGAATAAGAATTAAGAATAAGGCTGACGCAGGTAACCCTAGAGCTAAGAGAGTTTTAGCTCTCGAGCAGAACTACGACAACCTGCTTTCGACGATATTGGTCGGAAACAACCTTGTAAATATCGCAAGTACAGCAGTAGCAACGGTTTTGTTTATAAACCTATATGGGCAGTACGGTGCTACGATTTCGACAATAGTTACAACGGTTATCGTTTTGACCTTCGGTGAAATCACTCCGAAGAGTCTTGCTAAGGAACATCCAGAGACCTTTGCTTCCTTTGCCGCACCGATTATAAACCTGCTGAGGATTATTCTCACGCCAATAAACTGGATATTTGCGCAGTGGAAAAAATTGCTCTCAGTAATTTTCAAGACTGAGGTTGTACCTAGCATAACAGAGGACGAACTCGTAACAATAGTTGACGAGGCCTTCGTTACAGGCGGTATCGACAAAGAGCAAAACGAGATGATCCAGAATGCAATAAGCTTTAGGGAACTCGAGGCTCAGGATATTTTGACACCACGTGTAAACATAGAGGCTGTCGAGGTTGAAACTCCTGAAGAAGAGGTTGATGAGATCTTCCGAAAGACAGGATTTTCAAGGCTTCCAGTCTACGAGGATGAGCTTGACCGAATAATAGGAGTACTCAATCAAAAGGATTTCCACAACTACGTATATAAGCGTGGTGCTAGCATAGCAAACCTAGTTAAGCCAGTAATTTACGTTGCGGGCTCGATGAAGGCGATAGATCTGCTAAGAAAGCTACAGGAAAACAAGTGCAGAATGGCAATCATCGTTGATGAATACGGTGGAACTGAGGGTATAGTAACCTCTGAGGATATCATCGAGGAGCTTGTTGGTGAGATATACGACGAGAGCGACACGGTTGCGATGAGAGAGATAACCTTACAGCAGAACGGAAGCTACAGGGTGCTCGGATCAGCGAACTTTGAGAAGATGATGGACTACTTTGGCGAAGAAGCCGAGATAGATGCGACAACGGTAAACGGATGGGCTGCTATACAGCTTGACAAGTTGCCACGCAGAGGGGACCGATTCGAATATGTGGTCGGCAAAAAGAAATTTAAAGCAATAGTAACAAAAGCAGATGATAGAAAGGCGCTAGAGCTCACGATTAGAGTCGAGAAACTCGATGAAGGCGCCGGAGAAGGGGAAAAGAAATGA
- a CDS encoding preprotein translocase subunit SecA, with protein MSLMEKIFGNLNAKEVKKLEKIAEKVEALDEETAKLSDDELRAKTDEFKGRLAEGETLDDLLPEAFAVCREAAVRSLGMKHFHVQIIGGIVLHQGRIAEMKTGEGKTLMATLPVYLNALSGDGVHVVTVNDYLAKRDAEWMGKLYTFLGLTVGCVINSITGEERKQAYRCDITYGTNNEFGFDYLRDNMVIYKEELLQRELNYAIIDEVDSILIDEARTPLIISGQGDKSTDLYQKADRFVKTLTRGEQIDEKDTNPTGDFIVDEKDKQVSLTDAGVSKAEAFFGVENFGDPENMEINHHVLQALKAHNIMERDVDYIVSDGEILIVDEFTGRLMVGRRFSNGLHQAIEAKEHVSVRSESKTMATITLQNYFRMYNKLSGMTGTAKTEEEEFRDIYNMDVVVVPTNKPPKREDLPDSVYLKESGKYKALANKVAEVHATGQPVLVGTISIEKSELLSNLLTKKGVKHNVLNAKQHEREAEIVAEAGRLGQVTIATNMAGRGTDIILGGNPEFEAKREMKKLGYTEEQILFATSFVKSDDEELNAARQKFAELHDKYKAERQPEHEQVVELGGLCILGSERHESRRIDNQLRGRAGRQGDPGTTQFFISLEDDLMRRFGGEMMQNIVSRFGLAEDEPLEANVLSRRIENAQKKVEGKNFGIRKYVLQYDNVMNKQRTIIYGERRKVLFGEDIRSDIMNMKDSLVAAIIGPSTMDSKFPEEWNFAEMRRNLNKLIPSYEMRVDYSADELRDMTQESLIQDICAELDELYTKKEEEVGVEQMREIERVILLRVVDSLWMDHIDAMDQLKSGIGLRAIGQQDPAAEYGKEGFDMFEQMIGAIQEDTVRYCYNVSVDTKAERKSVTGGSMTASKSEYHDEEPQSGEPAQHKEEREHRQETVRRESPKIGRNDPCPCGSGKKYKNCCMKKDMADAE; from the coding sequence ATGAGCCTAATGGAAAAAATATTTGGCAACCTCAACGCTAAGGAAGTCAAGAAACTCGAGAAAATAGCGGAGAAGGTCGAGGCCTTAGATGAGGAAACTGCCAAGCTTAGCGACGATGAACTTCGTGCTAAAACAGATGAATTTAAGGGAAGACTTGCAGAGGGTGAAACGCTAGACGACCTTTTGCCTGAGGCCTTTGCTGTCTGCCGAGAGGCTGCAGTTCGAAGCCTCGGAATGAAGCACTTCCACGTGCAGATTATAGGTGGTATCGTTCTTCACCAGGGCCGTATAGCCGAGATGAAGACTGGTGAAGGTAAGACTTTGATGGCTACACTTCCTGTATACCTAAATGCACTTTCTGGCGACGGTGTACACGTAGTTACTGTCAACGATTACCTAGCAAAGCGTGACGCGGAGTGGATGGGTAAGCTCTATACTTTCCTTGGACTCACAGTTGGTTGCGTTATCAATAGCATCACAGGTGAGGAGAGAAAGCAGGCGTATCGCTGCGACATCACTTACGGAACAAATAACGAGTTCGGTTTTGACTACCTGAGAGATAACATGGTTATCTACAAGGAAGAGCTCTTACAGCGCGAGCTAAACTATGCGATTATAGACGAGGTCGACTCAATCCTAATCGATGAGGCGAGAACACCTTTGATTATTTCTGGACAGGGCGATAAGTCAACAGACCTATATCAAAAGGCGGACCGTTTTGTTAAGACTCTCACAAGAGGTGAGCAGATTGACGAAAAGGATACAAATCCTACGGGCGACTTTATCGTAGACGAAAAGGATAAGCAGGTTTCTTTGACAGACGCCGGCGTAAGCAAGGCTGAAGCTTTCTTTGGTGTCGAAAACTTCGGTGACCCTGAGAATATGGAAATCAACCACCACGTTCTTCAGGCTTTGAAGGCTCACAACATCATGGAAAGAGACGTCGACTACATCGTTAGCGACGGAGAAATTTTGATTGTCGATGAGTTCACTGGTCGTCTGATGGTCGGAAGAAGATTCAGCAACGGCTTGCACCAGGCTATCGAGGCTAAGGAGCATGTATCGGTTAGATCTGAATCAAAGACAATGGCAACTATAACGCTTCAGAACTACTTCCGTATGTACAATAAGCTATCAGGTATGACTGGTACTGCTAAGACTGAGGAAGAGGAATTCCGTGATATCTACAATATGGATGTAGTTGTTGTTCCAACAAATAAACCTCCTAAGAGAGAGGACCTTCCAGATTCTGTTTACCTAAAGGAGAGCGGAAAGTACAAGGCTCTTGCTAATAAGGTTGCAGAGGTTCACGCAACTGGGCAGCCGGTGCTTGTAGGTACGATTTCAATCGAAAAATCTGAGCTTTTGAGCAATCTTCTAACAAAGAAGGGTGTCAAGCACAATGTCCTAAATGCTAAGCAGCATGAGCGCGAAGCAGAGATTGTTGCTGAAGCAGGTAGACTAGGACAGGTAACCATCGCAACCAATATGGCTGGTAGAGGTACCGATATTATCCTAGGTGGTAACCCTGAGTTTGAGGCAAAGCGCGAGATGAAGAAGCTCGGATATACAGAAGAGCAGATTCTATTTGCAACAAGCTTTGTAAAGAGCGATGACGAGGAGCTAAATGCAGCTAGACAGAAGTTTGCTGAGCTTCATGACAAATATAAGGCTGAGAGACAGCCTGAACACGAGCAGGTAGTCGAGCTTGGTGGTCTTTGCATTTTAGGTAGTGAAAGACACGAGTCAAGACGTATAGATAACCAGCTACGAGGAAGAGCTGGTAGACAGGGTGACCCTGGTACAACACAGTTCTTTATCTCACTCGAGGACGATTTGATGCGCCGCTTCGGTGGAGAAATGATGCAAAACATCGTTAGCAGATTCGGACTTGCAGAAGACGAACCGCTAGAAGCAAACGTTCTTTCAAGAAGAATTGAAAACGCTCAGAAGAAGGTTGAGGGTAAGAACTTCGGTATCAGAAAATACGTTCTTCAGTACGATAATGTAATGAATAAGCAGAGAACTATCATCTACGGTGAGAGAAGAAAGGTTCTCTTTGGTGAAGATATCCGTAGCGATATCATGAACATGAAGGACAGCCTAGTTGCTGCAATCATTGGACCTTCAACCATGGACAGCAAATTCCCTGAGGAGTGGAATTTCGCTGAGATGAGACGTAATCTAAACAAGCTAATTCCTAGCTATGAGATGAGAGTAGACTACAGCGCTGACGAGCTCAGAGACATGACTCAGGAATCATTAATTCAGGACATCTGTGCAGAGCTAGACGAACTCTACACCAAGAAGGAAGAGGAAGTCGGCGTAGAGCAGATGCGTGAAATTGAGCGTGTTATCCTTCTCAGAGTTGTTGACAGTCTCTGGATGGATCACATCGACGCTATGGATCAGCTAAAGTCAGGTATTGGACTAAGAGCTATAGGTCAGCAGGATCCTGCCGCTGAATACGGCAAGGAAGGCTTTGATATGTTCGAGCAGATGATTGGAGCTATTCAGGAGGATACGGTAAGATACTGCTACAATGTCTCTGTTGATACTAAGGCTGAGCGCAAGTCAGTTACAGGCGGTAGCATGACTGCAAGCAAGTCAGAATATCATGACGAAGAACCTCAGAGCGGGGAGCCAGCTCAGCACAAAGAGGAACGAGAGCATAGACAGGAGACTGTGAGAAGAGAAAGTCCAAAGATAGGCAGAAATGATCCTTGCCCATGCGGAAGCGGTAAGAAGTATAAGAACTGCTGTATGAAGAAGGATATGGCTGACGCAGAATAG